A single genomic interval of Gemmatimonas sp. harbors:
- a CDS encoding ImmA/IrrE family metallo-endopeptidase: MDELDFSMRAAREYAPDFDADERLRAAEPRRKMARDAALALLKQHKVTMPAVDVEALARACGLAVVFVEVEGKLSGQLYPDQREIVINTRGRSRERQRFTLAHELGHWRLTHHLSDMPLPADTLGYSGVFEQDSESEGRSAFEIEANTFASELLIPSPWIRKIAKPLSAGLPQQLAQTYDVSREAMFYQLMRCGRFT; encoded by the coding sequence ATGGACGAACTCGACTTCTCGATGCGTGCGGCGCGTGAGTATGCGCCCGACTTTGATGCGGACGAGCGACTGCGTGCCGCCGAACCGCGACGCAAGATGGCGCGCGATGCCGCGCTGGCGCTCCTCAAGCAGCACAAGGTGACGATGCCTGCCGTCGACGTCGAGGCGCTGGCGCGCGCCTGCGGCCTTGCTGTGGTGTTCGTCGAGGTCGAAGGAAAGTTGTCGGGTCAGCTCTATCCCGACCAGCGAGAAATTGTGATCAATACTCGCGGGCGAAGCCGCGAGCGGCAGCGATTCACGCTTGCGCACGAACTCGGACACTGGCGTCTCACGCATCACCTGTCCGACATGCCGCTGCCCGCCGATACCCTTGGGTACTCTGGCGTCTTCGAGCAGGATAGCGAGTCGGAAGGCCGCAGCGCCTTTGAGATTGAGGCCAACACGTTCGCGTCCGAATTGTTGATTCCCAGCCCGTGGATCCGGAAGATCGCCAAGCCGCTGTCAGCGGGTCTGCCGCAACAGCTCGCGCAAACCTACGATGTGTCACGCGAAGCGATGTTTTATCAGCTGATGCGCTGCGGGCGGTTCACGTAG
- a CDS encoding sigma-70 family RNA polymerase sigma factor has translation MTDSELDPAPAIEWREVSDADLARGLRFDADDRTSAQAWSEFERRHMGAIKGFIDVRAGDLGADAGDDLLMKAALCIQRGVEKFKARGPKSFRSWCIKIADRVILDARRGRLGVVPPTGVELVSFDEMAERLLSDSAEASDPDGSPLSPDVDAEDDSPRSERKRIMRDAFASLSETDQTILWCTFINDDSDAQIAQYVAKPVDLVRKLRYKAKAKLAKAFMRRLPASQQAS, from the coding sequence ATGACGGATTCTGAGCTGGACCCCGCTCCGGCCATCGAATGGCGTGAAGTCAGCGATGCCGACCTCGCCCGGGGGCTGCGTTTTGACGCGGACGACCGGACGAGCGCGCAGGCGTGGTCCGAATTCGAGCGTCGCCATATGGGAGCGATCAAGGGATTCATTGATGTTCGCGCCGGTGACCTCGGAGCGGACGCCGGCGACGACTTGCTGATGAAAGCCGCGCTGTGCATCCAGCGCGGCGTCGAGAAGTTCAAGGCACGGGGACCGAAGTCGTTTCGCTCCTGGTGCATCAAGATCGCCGACCGCGTCATCCTCGACGCGCGTCGCGGGCGGCTCGGTGTCGTGCCACCGACGGGCGTCGAGCTGGTGTCATTCGACGAGATGGCGGAGCGATTGCTGTCCGACTCCGCAGAGGCCTCCGATCCGGACGGGAGTCCGCTCAGCCCGGATGTGGACGCCGAAGACGATTCCCCCCGCAGTGAGCGCAAGCGCATCATGCGGGACGCCTTCGCCTCGCTGTCGGAAACCGACCAAACAATTCTGTGGTGCACCTTCATCAACGACGACTCGGACGCGCAGATCGCGCAATACGTGGCGAAGCCGGTCGATTTGGTCAGAAAGCTGCGCTACAAGGCCAAAGCAAAGTTGGCGAAAGCCTTTATGCGGCGACTACCGGCCAGCCAGCAGGCCTCATGA